Proteins from a genomic interval of Nitrospirota bacterium:
- a CDS encoding IS3 family transposase produces SIFEYIEMFYNRIRRHSALGYKSPVSFELEDIAA; encoded by the coding sequence AGTATATTCGAATATATTGAAATGTTCTATAATCGAATTAGAAGGCATTCAGCTCTGGGATATAAATCTCCGGTATCATTTGAACTGGAGGATATAGCAGCCTAA